In Macadamia integrifolia cultivar HAES 741 chromosome 5, SCU_Mint_v3, whole genome shotgun sequence, a single window of DNA contains:
- the LOC122077869 gene encoding uncharacterized protein LOC122077869, which translates to MADRSVVAKPIWMKQAEEAKLKSDAEKDAAAKAAFEATFKDVEKKMEKESASSDSEAEEFEEVANKPIGPVDPAKCTAAGAGIAGGTAGAPSSFVVVTKDIDGRKIPNGGAHLKVKISPGVGVGGSDQEGMVKDQGDGSYTVTYVVPKRGNYMVHVECYGNSIMGSPFPVFFSHGTTGSLLAMPTSAPYPNLVNQTMPNMPNYSGSVSGPLGLAGMIQGIGTGPSGGALLPGLASLGEVCQEYLAGRCVKTDCKLNHPPQNLLSTLVNTTTNMGTLSPAAAAMAAAQAIVAAQAYQAQAQVQAQSTRESSGLTSSLASHIYLN; encoded by the coding sequence ATGGCTGATCGTAGTGTGGTTGCCAAACCAATATGGATGAAGCAGGCGGAAGAGGCGAAGTTGAAGAGTGATGCTGAGAAAGATGCGGCTGCCAAAGCTGCTTTTGAGGCCACCTTCAAGGATGttgagaagaagatggagaaagagTCTGCTTCTTCGGATAGTGAGGCAGAAGAGTTCGAAGAAGTGGCTAACAAGCCTATTGGGCCTGTTGATCCTGCCAAATGCACTGCCGCTGGTGCTGGGATTGCTGGTGGTACTGCTGGTGCTCCTTCGTCTTTTGTCGTTGTGACTAAGGACATTGATGGTAGGAAGATACCCAATGGAGGTGCTCACCTTAAAGTCAAGATCTCCCCTGGGGTTGGTGTTGGAGGTTCTGATCAGGAAGGGATGGTGAAGGATCAGGGAGATGGGAGTTATACTGTAACTTATGTCGTTCCTAAGAGAGGCAATTACATGGTGCACGTTGAGTGTTATGGGAATTCCATAATGGGAAGTCCCTTTCCTGTGTTCTTCAGCCACGGCACTACTGGAAGTTTGCTGGCTATGCCAACTTCTGCCCCATACCCCAATCTTGTTAACCAGACAATGCCCAACATGCCGAATTATTCAGGATCTGTATCGGGACCTCTTGGATTAGCTGGAATGATCCAAGGAATTGGTACTGGTCCTTCAGGAGGTGCACTGTTGCCTGGCTTAGCATCCCTTGGAGAAGTTTGTCAGGAATATCTGGCGGGGCGATGTGTGAAAACTGACTGTAAGTTAAATCACCCACCCCAAAATTTGCTGTCGACATTGGTGAATACGACAACCAACATGGGAACTTTGAGTCCTGCTGCTGCTGCAATGGCTGCTGCTCAGGCAATTGTTGCTGCACAAGCGTATCAAGCTCAGGCACAGGTGCAAGCTCAATCGACGCGAGAGTCATCTGGTTTGACTTCTTCCTTGGCTTcacatatatatttaaattAG
- the LOC122078756 gene encoding chalcone synthase 2-like produces the protein MESAGEIYRPQRAAGPATVLAIGTANPSHFLYQTDFPDFIFKNTNKDHLTELKEKFTRICEKSTIIKRHIHLTAEMIVENPKLYDPEAPSLDTRQDIMITEVPKLAMEAATKAIKEWGQPKSKITHIVFTTISGVDAPGVDFQLIRLLGLSPTVRRVMMYHLGCYGGGSVLRVAKDLAENNKGARVLVVCSELNSISGFKGPNDGDMHSLLGQAIFADGAAAVIVGADPDTSIERPFFQLISTGTRILSDSHEMVAGHLRQAGLTISLSKDVAKTIAGNLGKCLSEAFNKVGITDWNSIFWVSHPGGPAILDLIEKTLGLKEEKLQPSRKVLSEYGNMSSPTVLFILDLMRKKSMEEGKATTGDGFDWGVLLGFGPGLTVESIVLRSVPTISAP, from the exons ATGGAATCGGCCGGAGAAATCTACAGACCTCAGCGTGCCGCCGGTCCGGCCACCGTACTGGCCATCGGCACTGCAAATCCATCCCATTTCTTGTACCAAACTGATTTCCCAGACTTCATCTTCAAGAACACAAACAAGGACCACCTGACTGAGTTGAAGGAGAAGTTCACGCGAATTT GTGAGAAATCGACTATCATAAAACGCCACATTCACTTGACTGCAGAAATGATAGTGGAAAATCCAAAACTATATGACCCTGAAGCTCCATCACTGGACACACGCCAGGATATTATGATAACTGAGGTACCCAAGTTGGCCATGGAAGCTGCAACCAAAGCAATCAAAGAATGGGGCCAACCCAAATCAAAGATAACCCACATTGTATTCACTACCATTTCTGGTGTTGATGCACCTGGTGTTGATTTTCAGCTTATCAGACTCCTTGGCCTTTCTCCCACCGTCCGGCGTGTGATGATGTATCATCTAGGCTGTTATGGTGGTGGGTCTGTGCTCCGTGTTGCTAAAGACCTTGCTGAGAATAACAAAGGTGCTCGTGTTCTTGTTGTTTGTTCCGAGTTGAACTCGATCAGTGGCTTCAAAGGACCCAATGATGGTGATATGCATAGTCTACTAGGGCAAGCAATCTTTGCTGATGGAGCTGCAGCTGTGATAGTTGGTGCAGACCCAGACACATCAATCGAACGCCCATTCTTCCAACTCATCTCAACGGGCACTCGGATTCTCTCCGACTCACATGAAATGGTTGCAGGCCACTTGCGTCAAGCGGGTCTTACGATCAGCTTATCAAAGGATGTGGCCAAAACTATTGCTGGAAACCTTGGAAAATGCCTGTCTGAAGCATTCAACAAGGTTGGTATTACTGATTGGAACTCCATCTTCTGGGTAAGTCACCCTGGTGGGCCAGCAATTTTGGATCTAATTGAAAAGACACTAGGGTTGAAGGAAGAGAAACTGCAACCTTCAAGGAAAGTGTTAAGCGAGTATGGTAACATGTCAAGCCCCACGGTGTTGTTCATTTTAGATCTGATGCGTAAGAAGTCCATGGAAGAGGGGAAGGCTACAACTGGTGATGGGTTTGATTGGGGTGTATTGTTAGGGTTTGGGCCAGGTCTAACCGTAGAGTCGATTGTGTTGCGTAGCGTTCCTACAATTTCAGCTCCTTGA